CCCCGTATGGGACAATAACGATCGTTCGTTATCTTTTTTTTCCAGTCCCATGCCGATTTTTAATGCAAACCGGAGACCTGTTGCCGTACCCGGGGCTGCTGTCGATACAAATAAGGTCTACGAGAAGCCCTTTGCCGCCTCGTTCAAAACGTTTATCTTCGAATCGATCGTCCGTGAAAATTGCGCGATTTTCAGATTCGAGTAATTCATTTCCTGTGCCATTTCGGACAGCCGCTCGATCATCTTCATGGTTTCCCCTATGGACGCACGCTGTTCTTTTATCGAGGACTCCATGATCTTTGAAAAGGATTCGATTACCTTCGCCTGGTCAACCGCGTCGGTGATGGCGCCGGTCTGCGTGTCCATGAGGACCTTGAATTCATCGATGTTCGAGGAGATCGACGCCGTGCTGTTTACGATGGAAATAATTTTCCCGTTGGTCACATTGACGATCCGAATCCCTTCACTGATATCCTTAATGATGGCACCTATCCTTTCCGAAATCTCCTTCGAGTTATCGGCCGTCGCCGTCGCCAGTTTCCCTATTTCATCGGCTACGACGGCAAATCCCTTCCCGTGAACGCCGGCCCGGGCCGCTTCGATCGCCGCGTTGAGGGAGAGGAGATTTACCCGGTCGGTGATGGCGTCTATCATCACCATGAACTCGCCGATCGCTTTTCCCCCGCTTTCGATGATACTCATTTTCCCCGTCATCTCCTCCAGGGTGCTTCCCGTTTCGCGGGTGGATGACGTAATTTGCGCGATGCTGGCGAGCGCGGAGGATGTCGCCCTGGCGATCGTCCGCTGGGATTCATCGAGCATTTCGACGAGCTTCTTCGTTTTGATGCCCTCTTCCTTCAAATCCACCGTCGATTTGTATACGGTTTCGTTGGAAGCCGCAAGCTCTTCAAACAATGCGCTCATCTCCTCGCTGGCCGAGGATTGCTCCTGCGACAATTCCGATAATTTTCCGGCCATACCGCTCAGTTCGGCGCTAAGTGCTACGAGGTCCTTCGACATGCCGGAAACCGTGTCCATCAGTTCTTCGAGGTAGGCGGCCCTGCCCCTGGCTATCTTTTCGTTCTTCTCAAGATCTTTATTCAGAGATTCGAGGTGCCGCTTCATAACATTAAGCTTGTCGGAGATTCCTACCGAGAGCAGCACGATCATGCAGATCGGGGCAATGCGTAACGCCGCATCCGGCAGGGGTGGAATTATCCTGAGAAAGCCGACGACCAGCCACGCCATGATGATAAGAAAGGGGGTAAATGAAACTAAATATATCCAGCCGGCCCTGTTCTTCCCCCATTTGGCGGATACGAAAGCCATCGGCATGGAAAAAATCATGACCAGCCCCGTCATCAGGAGCCATACATAAAAGAGCCGGGAGAGAATCAGGGGGATCGGCCGGCCGCTTGCGAGAAATATTACATAGAAGAGAAGCTCAAGCATGGTCAAGTACCGGTAGACGGAAAGAATGACATTCATCCATCGCGGCACCGTTTTTGCCGTATTCAGGAAGTCCTTGATAAAAAATGCCAGGAACAGGAATACCAGAAGCGCGAAGGGCACCGTAGCGCCATTGAACCACATCGCGTTGGGCCAGAAAAACTGGAATCCGTATCCGGTCATGGTGAGATAATTGAACGCAAAGCATAACGTCATGAGAGAAAACCAGAGGCCGTCCATTTCCTTTCGCCTTGCCGCGAGGAAAATCATCAGGTTATATATTCCGATAATGAAAAGTATCCCCAGCGTGGTGAAGTTTATCAGGTGTTCCCGGGATTCCTTCAGCCGGAACTCGCTTTCGGACCATCTCCGCAAAGGCAGATTCAGGTTACCGTCCGTTTCGGCGCGTAAATATATTGTAGTGATTCCACGGCCCGAGGTTATCGGGAAGACAAAGGTATTGGCGGAGAACTCCCGCGAGGCGAAGGGAAGCGTATCCCCGCTTTTTCGCACGGAATATCTCCCCTCCCCGTCCGGGATATAAAGCTCTATTATATCGAGCGGCGGATACGCGATTTCGAGCAGCCATTTAATATCGGTCTTTATGGGATTGGAGACGTTGAACCGGACCCAGCACACACGTGTTTCAATCGAAAAATCGAGATTATCCCTTGTGTTGAGAATGAATTTTGATGAGACGTCCTTTCGGGTAATATCGGAAAACGCGTAGCGCTTCTCCGGATCGAAAAGATATTCCACACCCGCGCAGATATTCTCGCCCCCGAGCGTGCCAAGGTCGACAGGCGTCGCAGATTGGACGCCGCGCGCGGTGCCGGTCAGCATTATCAGAACAACAATAATACCGCACATCAGCGAGGAAGAAGCTCTGTTCGAATGTTTCATGACATCCCCTTGAATTATCGGTGCAGCCCGGATACCGTGCTGCACCGGGTTTCGGCCCGCACCCCGTTTGCCGCGCTCGAATCCCGGACGAATTCCTGCCGGCGTCCGGACCGCCGTCGGATCATGATGACGCACTCCGACGGGGGAGCCCCGGTACGCACGCCGCCGATGCTAAAATTCTCCCGCCTCGGCCTGCTCCTTTGTTGTCCGGTACCATGTTTGGGTGCTGTACATGAACCCCACATAGCCCCGCATCTTCAGGTTTCCGTCCTCCAGCCAGACCTTAGCCTTATATTTCGCTCCCTTTTTCGAATCGATGATGTAACCGTTTTCCCAGATGCCCTCCGCGGTGCGTTCGGTAAGCTGAAGCCACGCGGTGCCCGTGATGGGCTTGTTGTTCCAGTCCTCCGCGCCGCCGCTGCAGGCCGTGCACGTATCGTCCGGCTTCATGTTGGGATAGCTGATAATGAACCCGGACAACACCCCCCCGTCGACCGTGAAGAGCCAATAGGCCGTGGCCATGCCCGTTTTATCGTCCACGCTTTTCCAATAGCCCTCCTCGGGAAATGCGGCGTTCACGGTCCCGCCGCATAGACAGCACAGAACCGCGGTGCAGAGTATCGCGACGACGCCCCTTGCTAATGGTTTCATTTCACTCCTCCTGGTTAATTAGATGTGCGCACCCATCCTCGAGTTCCGTTTAACGGGAAACGAGGTTCATTAGAACGCCGCGTAGACATAGATGAAGACCTCATGGTTTCCCTTTTCCGTCCTGACCTGTTCGCCCGCGAGGACGTCCTGGTATCGCTGGTCGCTCCTGCGCGCATCGATGCCGTACCCGTATGAGATCCCGAAGGGTAGCGCATCGGCGAGCAGGGTGCTCAATCCCAGGGTAACGGACCGGTATAATTCACGCGGGTAATCCTGCTGCCCTATCACCCGGTTGTCTTGGGGCATGTAGAGGGCATAGAATCCGACGGCGATGCGCGAATTCCAGAACGCGATGGGCATCCCCAGGACGATGTTCGACACGGCCCATTCGCTGTGGCGGAATTCGCCGATATAATATCCCGGGATTTTCGAAAACTCGGTTCCGGGATTGAAACTCCCGATCGCCTCGGCGTTGTTTCTATCCACGCCGGTATGATACGCCCCGCTTATCTCCATCTGGAGGGTATAGCCTCTCCTGTTTTTGTATAACCCGGCCTTCGCCCAAAACTTATGGGTGTCCTCTATGCTCGTCGCGCGTTCTCCCGAGGGATCGCCAAGCGCGTAACCCGGAAGCACATCGACCCAGGTGCCGTACCCGACCCTCCGGGAATACTCATACCGCGCTTTTATCATCGCGCCGCTCTTTATCCTGCCGATGTCCTCCGTGACGACCTTGCCTATCTGGAACTCCCCGCCCGGCTTATGCTCCAGGTGCTCGTTGGGAAGATCTATCTGTGTGCGCCTTCCCACCGCGCCCCGCTCGTTCTCCCGGTAAAGATAATAGGCCGCGAGGTACTTTACCTTTGTCGTGAAATAGTCGCCCCACTTGTTTTCCAGGAACACCTCGACCCCCGGCGCGTAGCCGGCGAAGTTCCGGTCCGGGTAATTCAATCCGCGATCGAAATCGCTGTACGCCGAATAGGTGAACATTCCGAATTGCGGCTTGATTCCTATCTGGATCGAATCGGTCTTCCTGCTCAGAATGAAGAACATCAGCGTGGTATCCAGGCCGTATTCCCCATACAGGTTATTACCGGGATCGCGCATAAAGTACCGATACGATACGATAGGCGTTGAGCCCTCATACAGTGAAGGGCTGAAGGGCGTGTCCGCTCCCAGGAGGAGAAAGTGTTTCGGCCCCTCCTCCGCCGCAAAAGCCGTTGAGGCAAACACAAGCAAGACTGCACATATCGAAACACAAATCGACCACATCACCTTCTTCATTGAAACGCTCCTGGAATGCAGATTTCATTTATATTCAATTAAGCGACCACCGCAGCGGCTGCTTACGCGAGCCCGTACCTGAAAATGTAAAAGCCTTGTGCTCCGCCGCGCGGAAAGGCGCAGTCGATCCATTGACCTCAAGGCGCCGGAATCTCAGCAACTCTTCTTCGGAAAGAGTCAGCACCACTTCCCACGTGCCTGCGCGGTGCGGCGCGTACCAGCCCGAGTAACCTGATGCGGTTTTGCACAATCCCGCGATGGGCGACGCAAACCGGTATTCCGCTTTCGGGAGCCTGGGCGTGATGCGCACCCCCTCGCCCGTAAACTCGATCCCCATGAGTTTCGCCATGCTGTAAAGGGGCCATGCATGCGGGTGCATATTCATGACAGGAAAATCGGTCCAGTTCATTCCCTTCAGTCCGTATGCCTGCGTCGAATTTACGCCCTCCTTCTCGAGCAGCGATTCGTCGAACTGGGTCTGCCCGGGATACCGCGAGAATACCGAATTGATCTTATCCGGTCCGCTCCAGATTCCGTACCAGACATCGGGAAAGCGTTCCGCGTGGACGGCGCGGGAATTCTTCTTCCATTCATCCCACGCCATGTTCGGGTCCACGAGCGAAAGCGCCCAGATCAGGGTCCCGTTTATCGAGGGCCAGATTCCCGCGTTCGCCCCCGCGCCCGGCGCTATCCTGCTCCGCGCAAGGGTACCGCTCATGAGGCATGCCCCCAGGGGAGAGCGCCGTCTCAGATGCTCGTCAATGCTTCCGGCGAGCGCTTTCGCCTGATCGGCGGTGGCCGACCCGCCGATAATGGACCACGGCTGCGGTTCGAGCCACAGCATGTCCTCTCCCACCCAGCCGATCTCCGGCGAGAGCCATGCGCGCCTGAACCATTTTCCAGTCCATTGCGCCCGCACGGCTTCTCTTTGCGTTTCCGCCGCCCTCTGGAGCGCGCCGGCCGTTTCCGGATTTCCGGCGAACCGAAGCATGCGGGAAAAATGCTCCAGTACATACGAGGCCATCGCCCCGTTCAATACGCTCACGGCGTTACGGTGCACGCTCTCGATATCTTCATTCAGCGCATACTCGACGACGATCCCATCGTTCCAATCGCCCTTGAGCAGCCGGGGCAAACCATGGGCACCGTATCCGGTACTTTCGACCAGGTGCGTATAGCAGCGCATAAGCGCGCCCATGACGGTTTCGACGCGGGATTCTCCGTCCGAAGCCGGGTACAGGGAGATGCGTTCGTTCAGAAAATCGGAATCCTTGGTCGCCAAAACATATTCAGCGGCAAGCCAGAGGAGCCACAGCTCCAGATCGCTGGGATGAAACGAGCTGGGCATTCTCATCCCGCGTCCCGTGACCGCATAGGGGAGTTCGCCGTCGGGAAGGGCCGTTTTTAGAACGAAGCGCAGGACCTCTTTCACGACGCCGGGATCGCAAAAGATAAACGGAAGGGCGTGTTGCAGCGCGTCCCGGGGAGGCCCCTGAAAACCCAGTATATACTGATACACGTGGGCCTGCGAGATTATATGCTCCTTGAAATAGCTGTCATACGTCATGTTGCTGCGCAGATAATAATGATGCCAGAAGAGCTCCCTGTCGACCCAGGGTTCATCGGCGAGCGACAATTCGATCCTGTTCTCCTTCCATCGAGTGCACGAATTTTTCCATGCGCTCTCATAGCTTCGCTTGTATTTATAAACGAGGGTGTCGTAGTGCCATCCCTCCGGAATATAACCGAACGCGAAATGCATCGTGTTCGATTCGCCCGGTTCAAGGCGGAACCGCCGCTCGAGAAACATGCCGTCGCAGGACGCGCCCGGCCGTGGCGTA
The DNA window shown above is from Spirochaetota bacterium and carries:
- a CDS encoding DUF2147 domain-containing protein encodes the protein MKPLARGVVAILCTAVLCCLCGGTVNAAFPEEGYWKSVDDKTGMATAYWLFTVDGGVLSGFIISYPNMKPDDTCTACSGGAEDWNNKPITGTAWLQLTERTAEGIWENGYIIDSKKGAKYKAKVWLEDGNLKMRGYVGFMYSTQTWYRTTKEQAEAGEF